Proteins found in one Vallitalea guaymasensis genomic segment:
- a CDS encoding spore germination protein has product MTIKNLTTDLKKNKHLIYSFLASNYHLRCRDIILKGNVNCLIIYIDGITDKDCIEEHIIAPLLFKIDTKLGNISSLAYYISKRYISINSTEISKEVKHICERLKKGQTIVLFDNEDNAIICDTFKDSFRKVSDAKIEENIRGAKSAFVENIKINISMIQEKLINNNLRIEKYVFGKENNIEGALIYLEGVIDNKILTKLKSKLKSVKANYIPDTGMLMQYMEKHPYSVFPQYKTVEKPDKAVSDIIQGKAIIIIDGCSYAVTLPVVFIEFFQAFEDYSNKIVLANFDRFIRLLALIIILLASPLYLVLISYNIDLIPQDLIYIISESRKDIPLPPFIEILLMEIVIEFLREGGLRLPSMVGQTLSIVGGIILGQAAINSGFVSPTTLVVISVTVICTFLIPNYEMSLTIRLCRFFILILAQLLGLFGIMIGLFAIIAHLISLESLGVPYFSPLAPVRYNDLQDTLVRGRLKDIGRVPKSFRRRKRRN; this is encoded by the coding sequence ATGACGATCAAAAATCTGACTACTGATCTCAAAAAAAATAAACATCTTATATATTCATTCCTGGCATCTAATTATCATCTAAGGTGCAGAGATATAATTTTAAAAGGGAATGTTAATTGCTTGATAATATATATAGATGGAATAACTGATAAAGATTGTATAGAGGAACATATAATTGCACCACTTTTATTTAAGATTGATACAAAACTTGGAAATATATCATCTCTTGCCTATTATATTTCAAAAAGATATATTTCAATAAATTCAACAGAGATTTCAAAGGAAGTAAAGCATATATGCGAACGTTTAAAAAAAGGTCAAACGATAGTATTATTTGATAATGAAGATAATGCTATCATTTGTGATACCTTCAAAGATAGTTTCAGAAAAGTATCAGATGCTAAGATTGAAGAAAATATCAGGGGAGCAAAAAGTGCTTTCGTTGAAAACATAAAGATAAACATTTCCATGATACAAGAAAAACTGATTAACAATAATCTTAGAATAGAAAAATATGTGTTTGGCAAAGAAAACAATATTGAAGGTGCTTTAATATATCTAGAAGGTGTGATTGACAATAAGATACTAACAAAATTGAAGAGTAAACTAAAATCAGTAAAAGCAAACTATATTCCTGATACAGGAATGTTGATGCAATATATGGAAAAACACCCTTATAGTGTTTTTCCACAATATAAAACGGTTGAAAAACCTGATAAAGCGGTTTCTGATATAATCCAAGGCAAGGCAATAATCATTATTGATGGATGCTCCTATGCTGTTACTTTACCTGTAGTTTTCATTGAATTCTTTCAGGCTTTTGAAGATTATTCCAATAAAATTGTCTTAGCTAATTTCGACCGTTTCATAAGGCTTTTGGCATTAATTATAATATTATTAGCTTCGCCACTATATCTTGTGCTGATAAGTTATAATATTGATCTTATACCTCAGGATTTAATCTATATTATCTCTGAATCCAGAAAGGACATCCCTTTACCTCCTTTTATTGAAATACTTCTAATGGAAATAGTCATTGAGTTTCTTAGAGAAGGTGGTCTTAGATTACCATCAATGGTAGGACAAACATTGAGTATAGTGGGTGGTATCATCTTGGGACAAGCGGCAATCAACTCAGGTTTTGTAAGTCCTACAACTCTTGTAGTCATATCAGTTACAGTAATTTGTACTTTTCTTATTCCTAACTATGAGATGAGTCTAACCATAAGATTGTGTAGATTTTTTATATTGATACTTGCTCAGCTATTAGGACTCTTTGGCATTATGATAGGGTTATTCGCCATAATAGCTCACTTGATCAGTCTTGAAAGTCTAGGAGTTCCGTATTTTTCCCCTTTGGCTCCTGTCAGATATAATGACTTACAGGATACTTTAGTCAGAGGAAGGTTGAAAGATATAGGTAGAGTGCCTAAAAGCTTCAGAAGGAGGAAAAGGAGAAATTGA
- a CDS encoding GerAB/ArcD/ProY family transporter has product MNRDTITRYQYMFIIVGTMIGIGIGFLGSSGAAVAHQDSWITTLISGIYPLIIVITAYIIDKKANHDDFWIILKKVYGKLIGFIILLIFLMYFLTIMSSVVAGFSNNLTQTISSFLSPYRIIIPCLLVSTVITMSGLNTVGRISEFYFYLTIVFILPLLFLIPEGTILNIQPVFHSPKEIPRGMLENLTQYSLVEISFIIISKISNRKHVLRAGIIACTITTVIYTFVSFVVIYYLGWELASRIDFPLFYMIGTISFPIFSNLTSIFIFFWGLIVLKTIVCCNYMVSYCISSFSGLSDKTSAMISSCIVLVYSYFMISEHNRLDIVDFYLKYFILFSLVFGIMTAILVQVRYRSKKNEKI; this is encoded by the coding sequence TTGAATAGAGATACGATAACCAGATACCAATATATGTTTATTATAGTTGGTACTATGATAGGAATAGGGATTGGATTCTTAGGATCATCTGGAGCGGCTGTGGCACATCAGGATTCATGGATTACTACCCTCATTTCAGGGATTTATCCATTAATAATTGTAATAACAGCATATATTATTGACAAAAAAGCCAATCATGATGATTTCTGGATAATACTAAAAAAAGTTTATGGTAAACTAATAGGTTTTATAATTCTGCTTATTTTCCTTATGTATTTTTTGACAATCATGTCAAGTGTAGTAGCAGGATTTTCCAATAATTTAACACAGACGATTAGTTCCTTTTTATCTCCTTACAGAATAATAATACCTTGTTTGCTGGTATCAACTGTTATTACAATGTCAGGGTTAAATACAGTGGGTAGAATATCTGAATTCTATTTTTACTTAACAATAGTTTTTATATTACCATTATTGTTTTTAATACCTGAAGGAACCATTCTTAATATTCAGCCTGTTTTTCACTCACCAAAGGAAATACCAAGAGGTATGCTTGAAAACCTGACACAGTATTCTTTGGTAGAGATAAGTTTCATAATAATTAGTAAGATATCTAATAGAAAACATGTACTAAGAGCTGGAATAATTGCTTGTACTATTACTACAGTCATATATACTTTTGTTAGTTTCGTGGTTATTTATTATCTTGGTTGGGAATTGGCATCACGTATTGACTTTCCTTTATTCTATATGATAGGAACAATATCATTTCCTATATTTTCTAATTTAACTTCTATATTTATTTTCTTTTGGGGATTGATAGTATTAAAAACAATAGTATGCTGTAATTATATGGTCTCTTATTGTATTTCAAGCTTTTCTGGATTGAGTGATAAAACATCAGCAATGATATCAAGTTGTATAGTCTTGGTCTACTCTTATTTTATGATATCTGAGCATAATAGATTGGATATTGTTGATTTCTATTTAAAGTATTTTATCCTCTTTTCTCTTGTTTTTGGAATAATGACAGCTATATTGGTTCAAGTAAGATATAGGAGTAAAAAAAATGAAAAGATATAA